Proteins from one Panicum virgatum strain AP13 chromosome 7K, P.virgatum_v5, whole genome shotgun sequence genomic window:
- the LOC120643118 gene encoding uncharacterized protein LOC120643118 → MGKQQNLLLAIAVVASIVHAATSQTDAATTVYDVLQQYNLPRGLLPLGVQSYALHPGGALEVTLPGECNFFVTVAGKQFKFRYDRSVSGIIKSGSISRVSGVRLQVEFAWLGFNQVSRAGNEINIQLEKSTQSFPVSAFAQSPRCN, encoded by the coding sequence ATGGGCAAACAACAGAATCTCCTCCTTGCCATTGCCGTTGTGGCTTCCATCGTCCATGCCGCCACCTCCCAAACAGATGCGGCCACGACAGTGTACGACGTCCTGCAGCAGTACAACTTGCCGCGGGGTCTGTTACCGCTTGGCGTGCAGTCATACGCGCTCCACCCAGGCGGTGCTTTGGAGGTGACCCTCCCCGGCGAGTGCAACTTCTTCGTCACAGTCGCCGGCAAGCAATTCAAGTTTCGGTATGACAGAAGCGTCAGCGGGATCATCAAGTCTGGTTCCATCAGCCGTGTCTCCGGCGTGAGGTTGCAGGTGGAGTTCGCGTGGCTCGGGTTCAACCAGGTGAGCCGCGCTGGCAACGAGATCAATATCCAGCTAGAGAAGTCGACTCAGTCGTTCCCAGTCAGCGCCTTCGCCCAGAGCCCCCGCTGCAACTGA